Proteins co-encoded in one Erwinia sp. genomic window:
- the hemE gene encoding Uroporphyrinogen decarboxylase (ID:JIFNMEKO_03504;~source:Prodigal:2.6): MSELSNDRYLRALLRQPVDVTPVWMMRQAGRYLPEYKATRAQAGDFMSLCKNAELACEVTLQPLRRYALDAAILFSDILTIPDAMGLGLYFGQGEGPRFTSPVTCRDDVLRLPIPDPEQELQYVMNAVRTIRKNLQGAVPLIGFSGSPWTLATYMVEGGSSKAFTKIKKMMYTDAEVLHLMLDKLADSVVLYLNAQIRAGAQAIMLFDTWGGVLTGPDYLDFSLNYMHKIVDGLIRENDGRRVPVTLFTKGGGQWLEAMAATGCDALGLDWSTDIAKARQRVGDKVALQGNMDPSILYAPAQRIQQEVSRILDGFGSGEGHVFNLGHGIHQDVPPEHVADFVDAVHTYSRQYHQA, from the coding sequence ATGAGTGAATTGAGCAACGATCGTTATTTACGGGCATTATTACGACAACCGGTTGATGTCACACCGGTTTGGATGATGCGGCAGGCAGGACGTTATCTGCCAGAATATAAAGCTACAAGGGCGCAGGCTGGTGATTTTATGTCCTTGTGTAAAAATGCTGAACTGGCTTGTGAAGTCACTCTTCAACCTCTGCGGCGTTACGCGCTGGATGCCGCTATTCTCTTTTCAGATATTTTAACCATCCCTGATGCCATGGGTTTAGGGCTCTATTTTGGTCAGGGCGAGGGACCTCGCTTCACTTCACCTGTGACCTGCCGCGATGATGTCCTGCGTTTACCCATTCCTGATCCGGAACAAGAATTACAATACGTGATGAATGCCGTTCGGACTATACGTAAGAACTTACAGGGTGCGGTGCCTCTGATTGGTTTTTCTGGTAGTCCCTGGACGCTGGCAACTTATATGGTGGAAGGCGGCAGCAGTAAGGCTTTCACCAAAATAAAAAAGATGATGTATACCGATGCAGAGGTATTACACCTGATGCTCGATAAGCTGGCAGACAGTGTGGTGTTGTATCTCAATGCGCAGATTCGTGCGGGTGCGCAGGCAATCATGTTGTTTGATACCTGGGGTGGCGTGCTTACCGGCCCTGATTATCTGGATTTTTCGCTGAACTACATGCATAAGATTGTTGATGGCCTGATACGCGAGAATGATGGCAGGAGAGTGCCAGTAACGTTGTTCACCAAAGGTGGCGGGCAATGGCTGGAGGCGATGGCGGCAACAGGCTGTGATGCTCTGGGGCTTGACTGGAGTACGGATATCGCGAAAGCCCGTCAACGTGTAGGCGATAAAGTGGCCCTGCAAGGTAACATGGATCCTTCAATACTTTATGCTCCGGCTCAACGAATCCAACAGGAAGTCAGTCGTATACTGGACGGATTCGGCAGCGGAGAAGGTCATGTATTCAATCTTGGTCATGGTATCCATCAGGATGTACCCCCTGAGCATGTTGCTGATTTTGTCGATGCTGTGCATACATATTCCCGTCAGTATCATCAGGCATGA
- a CDS encoding putative protein (ID:JIFNMEKO_03506;~source:Prodigal:2.6) has translation MLRNPIHLRLEKLDSWQHVTFMACLCERMYPNYWAFCQQTGFADGLIYRRILDLVWEALVVKEAKVNFDSQLEKFEEAIPAADAFDLYGVYPAIDACVALSELLHSRLSGDTLAHAIAVSEASVTSVAMFEMTHAGREMSEDELKVNSAIEEEWDIQWEIFRLLSACEERDLDLIKGLRSDLREAGISNIGIKFDQ, from the coding sequence ATGTTACGTAACCCTATCCACCTGCGGCTGGAAAAACTCGACAGCTGGCAGCATGTGACCTTTATGGCTTGTCTGTGTGAGAGGATGTATCCCAATTATTGGGCCTTTTGTCAGCAGACTGGTTTTGCTGATGGACTGATCTACCGTCGTATTCTTGATTTGGTGTGGGAAGCGCTGGTGGTGAAAGAGGCGAAGGTTAATTTCGATAGCCAGCTGGAAAAATTCGAAGAAGCCATCCCGGCAGCGGACGCTTTCGATTTGTATGGTGTTTATCCTGCTATTGATGCCTGTGTGGCATTGAGTGAACTACTACACTCTCGTTTAAGTGGTGACACTCTTGCTCATGCAATAGCTGTCAGTGAGGCTTCAGTGACTTCGGTGGCAATGTTTGAAATGACACACGCTGGACGTGAAATGAGTGAGGATGAGTTAAAAGTTAACAGCGCCATTGAGGAAGAATGGGATATTCAATGGGAAATTTTCCGTCTGCTCAGTGCCTGTGAAGAGCGGGATTTGGATCTGATCAAAGGACTTCGATCAGACCTGCGGGAGGCAGGGATCAGTAACATTGGTATAAAATTTGACCAATAG
- the hupA gene encoding DNA-binding protein HU-alpha (ID:JIFNMEKO_03507;~source:Prodigal:2.6): MNKTQLIDVIAEKADLNKTQAKAALESTLAAITESLKEGDAVQLVGFGTFKVNHRAERTGRNPQTGKEIKIAATNVPAFVSGKALKDAVK; the protein is encoded by the coding sequence ATGAACAAGACTCAACTGATCGATGTGATTGCAGAGAAAGCGGACCTTAACAAAACCCAGGCTAAAGCAGCTCTGGAATCTACTCTGGCTGCAATTACAGAGTCTCTGAAAGAGGGTGATGCTGTTCAACTGGTTGGATTTGGTACTTTCAAAGTCAATCACCGTGCTGAGCGTACAGGCCGTAACCCGCAAACAGGTAAAGAGATCAAAATTGCGGCAACGAATGTACCTGCTTTCGTTTCTGGTAAAGCTCTGAAAGATGCTGTGAAATAA
- the nfi gene encoding Endonuclease V (ID:JIFNMEKO_03505;~source:Prodigal:2.6): MINFSALREAQSHLAARVSCVDDPEGLEPRYIGGADVGFEQQGAVTRAALVILSYPELVMVEYRVARVATTIPYIPGLLSFRECPALLAAWQQLEQRPDLLFVDGQGIAHPRYCGVAAHFGVEVDVPTIGVAKKRLYGTAAVLDDAEGAFQPLRDKHRQLGWILRSKARCHPLYLSPGHRVSVSSALVWVQRCLKGYRLPEPTRWADAVASRRPAFMRYCSQ; encoded by the coding sequence ATGATAAATTTTTCGGCTTTGCGGGAGGCGCAATCTCATCTGGCCGCGAGAGTATCCTGTGTGGATGACCCTGAAGGGTTAGAGCCGCGTTATATTGGTGGTGCGGATGTTGGGTTTGAACAACAGGGTGCAGTGACGCGTGCGGCACTGGTTATCCTGAGTTACCCTGAGCTGGTGATGGTCGAGTATCGTGTGGCACGTGTTGCGACCACGATACCCTATATTCCGGGTTTACTCTCATTTCGTGAATGCCCTGCACTTTTGGCTGCCTGGCAACAGCTGGAGCAACGGCCTGATTTATTGTTTGTTGATGGGCAGGGAATAGCTCATCCCCGTTACTGCGGTGTTGCCGCACATTTTGGTGTTGAGGTCGATGTACCCACCATTGGTGTCGCTAAAAAGCGACTGTATGGTACGGCAGCGGTTCTGGATGATGCCGAGGGCGCATTTCAGCCATTAAGGGATAAACACCGTCAGCTCGGCTGGATATTACGCAGTAAAGCACGTTGTCATCCTCTGTATCTCTCCCCTGGTCATCGGGTCAGTGTATCCTCCGCTTTGGTGTGGGTCCAACGTTGTCTCAAAGGTTATCGCTTACCCGAACCAACACGCTGGGCTGATGCTGTCGCATCACGGCGTCCGGCGTTTATGCGTTACTGCAGCCAGTAA